A DNA window from Mytilus edulis chromosome 14, xbMytEdul2.2, whole genome shotgun sequence contains the following coding sequences:
- the LOC139504238 gene encoding uncharacterized protein — translation MRTTDTYLKTITVSTKDTISTSTTNQIRISNPSTTSSLQATLIPDTTSTPVTKTTQTMATYSSINSNQQATPSSKAPTSSLPMSATTAASTPMSLKNTTTKSNTSSEPTSPPQKDTSTSIKTSTAHSTTPTSTASTPKKISRTSRLATVLPTTAVPTMIIAPTMNVSPTTISTQTSSSTYTKTSAPTSTYALDTISISTTAASPSTVASTFMSTQLINNTPTTSLILNQTRSLAPTLSATMNVKSTKTKTSSTTSKSVPKTYSNNTAISNTTISPPMITVETVTVGQSVNHSLLLRFLDDV, via the exons ATGCGAACAACTGACACTTATCTTAAAACGATAACTGTCTCAACAAAAGATACTATATCAACGTCAACTACTAATCAAATAAGAATATCAAATCCATCAACGACATCTTCTCTACAAGCAACATTAATACCAGACACGACTTCTACTCCAGTAACGAAAACTACTCAAACAATGGCTACATATTCATCAATTAATTCTAACCAACAAGCAACTCCTAGTTCAAAAGCGCCTACTTCTTCATTACCGATGTCAGCTACTACAGCAGCATCAACTCCGATGTCTTTAAAAAATACAACGACGAAATCGAATACTTCATCAGAACCGACTTCTCCTCCTCAAAAAGACACGTCTACATCAATTAAGACTTCTACTGCACATTCGACTACCCCGACAAGTACGGCTTCTACTCCAAAGAAGATATCTAGGACGTCTAGATTAGCTACTGTTCTACCAACAACGGCTGTTCCAACAATGATTATCGCTCCAACAATGAATGTTTCTCCAACAACGATTTCTACGCAGACATCGTCTTCTACTTACACAAAGACTTCTGCTCCAACATCGACTTATGCCTTAGATACGATTTCTATTTCAACGACTGCTGCTTCACCATCAACTGTCGCTTCAACATTTATGTCTACTCAACTAATTAATAATACTCCTACAACGAGTTTGATTTTAAATCAAACACGATCGTTGGCACCAACTTTGTCTGCTACTATGAACGTGAAGTCTACTAAAACTAAGACTTCTTCTACGACGAGCAAGTCCGTCCCTAAAACATATTCAAATAACACAGCTATTTCCAATACAACAATTTCTCCACCGATGATTACGGTTG AAACGGTTACAGTTGGACAATCTGTTAACCATAGTTTGTTACTAAGATTCCTAGATGACGTCTAA